TAACACCCTAACTACAAATGTTAAGTTACGTTAAGTTTCTCTAAAAACTTGACGAAATAAGTAAAGACTTATTAAAGACTGCAAGCCCTAATTGGTAGGGTTTATACCCAGAATGAGGGAGAAGGAATTAAGAGACTTTTTCTACGCCGAAAAACTCTTGTTTCCCCTCCCTATTACTCATACTCCACGACCATTTCACGACCTACATAGTATTGTGAAGAGAAACACTGCCCGCCAAGCTACTCCAGAGCAACACAGTACTTACCGCCCCCTTTTGTGCCCATCGCTTTATGCCTGTAAAAAATTATGCTCTCAATCTTGCGAGCCTGTTACTTCAGAATATCTAAAGCACGAGATGACGTGGTCATTTACCATCCCTACGGCTTGCATATATGCATAGCAAATGGTTGGGCCAACAAATTTAAATCCTTTTTTCTTCAAACTCTTACTCATTGCGTCCGACTCGGGTGAACTGGCAGGAATGTCGGATAGTGTTTCCCACTTATTGATGATCGGCTTGCCACCCACAAAAGACCAAATATAATGATCAAAGCTCCCGTATTTTTTTTGAATCTCTAGAAAGCATTTTGCATTTACGACCGTTGCGTTAATTTTGAGCTTATGCCGGACAATTCCCGAATTTGTTAGTAATTGTTCTATTTTTGTATCTGAATATTGTACAATTTTCTCAGCATTAAAATTATCAAATGCTTCCCGATAGGCTTCCCGCTTTTTAAGAATCGTTGTCCAACTTAAACCGGCCTGTGCTCCTTCGAGGATTAGCATTTCAAAAAGAAGGCGGTCGTCATGAACAGGAACGCCCCATTCCTCGTCATGATACTTCATGTCTAACGAACCTATATTCGCCCATTCACATCGATTCATAATATGTGCTCCCTTAATATGACCCCATGCTCCACAATACGTTCCTGCTACCCATTACAAAACAAATAAAATTTGTACATAGCCGATTCTACAACATAGAGAAATGCACAAAAAACTCCCCCAAACCTATCGAAGGATCGGGGGAGTTTTTTTATTCTGCCAAACTAGCAAACAACTTTTTTCTATGCTGACTCACACGCATCAAGAATTTCTTCTATTCTTTCAGCGACTAAAGCTATTACCTCTTCAGGATCAACTTCATACTCATCAGATTCTGCTTCTACAGCAGCCTTAAGAATCGCCTTTGCTACTTCCTCAGGTTTTTTCCCGGCCTCCAATGCTTCGCTTTTTGCTCTATCTTTGGCCAGTTCAACTGCATCTTCCCTTTCAACCTCAATTTCTTCCTCAATAATCGTCTCTTCATAAGCTTGGATTATAAAAGATAAAACAGTTTCAGCAACCCGGCTGGTAGTTACGAGCCAATCATCTATCTTAACTGCATAGGATACATTATTTTCTTCAGGTAAAATGCTGATTGAATGTTCCTCAAACGAACCTTCAAGCGCTCGCCCTGAACGCATAAAACAGTCCATTCTCTCAATCCATTCATTATGACTAGGAGCATAATCAAACATTGCTTTATCCTTTGTAATTAGTTGATGAATGCTCGCCTTCGCTAAGGACGAGAACCACCTACCATGTATAAAAAAGCATAACAACAACGAATAAATAGTTCGACATTTAAACTACAAATAGTTGTATTGAGATAGCTGAGTCAAAAGCAAACAGTGTTTACTATATTTTTAACAGTTTTTTTCAATTCAATATTAATTATCTAGCCACCTTCTCCGATAGTTCTTTATAGAGAGACTAATAACAATGTATCTAAGCTGAGAAGAGTCTCAGCTTAGTCCATACAACAGACAGGAAACATAAGCTTACCCTAACATTATCCTCGGGTACTGTGTAACACATATTCTCCCTTCGCTTTTGATACAGTTTACGTATTTTTTAATTATAAAACCGTATTCCATTACCTGCTTAATCCTAATGGGATAAAAATCTCATGCAACAAAGTGAAATTTTTTTGCACTTCAGATTCCACAACTAGGGGCCTGTATTTAACCATTAAGGAAAGGGGGTACGTAGATGTCTTTTAAATCCATTAAGACAAAAATTGTTATCATGTCAGCATGCTGTATTATAGTGACAGCCGTTGCATTAATCTTTTTGCAAATCAGAGAGCAAAATAAAACACAACACTTCGTAACAGATGAAGTAGATAAACTGATTAAAGATTCAACAACGCAAGGCTTGGCAGGCATAGCAAAAGCTGAGGCCGGAATAATTCGGGTTGAGCTAGAAAGAAATATTGATACTGCACGTACAATTGCCAGTGCTTTTAAGACAATTAGATCGAATAATGAATATTCTGCCACTATAAGGGAGATGTTCAATGGCATACTTCTCACTGTTTTAAAAGATAACGAAGATTTTTTGGGCGCCTATAGTGCATGGGAACCTAATGCCATAGATGGAAATGATGATTTTTATCGCAATAAAACCGATCAGGGATACGACGCAAGTGGCCGGTTTGTTTCCTACTGGAACAGAGACATCAATGGAAAGATAGCACGGCAGGCTCTTGTGGGATACGAAGATGCAAGCCTCCACCCGAATGGCGTTCGAAAAGGTGGCTGGTACCTTTCACCAAAAGAAACAGGGCGAGAAAATATTCTTGATCCATTTCCGTATATTGTTCAAGGCAAACAGGAATGGCTTACGACCATGTCCGTACCGGTTAAGCTTCAAGGACAATTTCTTGGGGTCGCCGGAACAGACTTACGGCTTAAATTTGTTCAAAAACTAAGCGAAAAAGTTTCTGCCGATATTTATGACGGCAAGAGCACTGTTAAAGTTATCAGTAATCTCGGAATAATCGTTGCGGACAGTTCCAATTCTAACAATGTCGGCAAGCCTCTTGACCGGGTAAGCCCCAAAGATTCCAATAAAATCAAGCAGAACGTAAAAGATGGAAAGCCATATATTAATCTAGGCGAACAAGATGGTACCGTTCAGGTTATGGCACCAATAACACTCGCTAAAACAGGAACCCCATGGGCTGTATTGATCGAAGTTGACAGAGCTATTGTTTTTGCCAAGGCCATACAGCTAGAAAACGTCATGGCTGAAAACTCCAACACGAGTTCTTTTGTTGCAATGCTAACAGGAGCTGGTGTTACGGTTCTAGCCTGCATCATACTTTGGTTATTAATCAGTAACATTGTGGCTCCTATAAAAAAATCAGTTGCTTATGCTGAATGTGTTGCCGATGGCGACTTCGATCAAGACTTGGATATTGATCAGGTTGATGAAATCGGTGTCTTAGCAGATGCGTTAAAAAAGATGGTCGAAAATCTTAAAAAGATGATTCAAGAGGCTGAAGAGAAAAGCCAACAAGCTGCGGAAGAAGCCGCTCGAGCAAACATTGCTGTTGAAGAAGCTAATAAGGCTAAAGAACAAGCCTCACGTGCTGAAAGGGAAGGTAAAATCCAAGCAGCGCAAGAGCTTGAAGATATCGTTAATATTGTAACCTCGGCTTCCGAAGAGTTGGCTGCCCAAATCGAACAGTCCCGCCGAGGAGCAGACGATCAGTCAATGCAAGTAACGGAAACCGCAACGGCTATGGAAGAAATGAATCTTACAGTGCTTGAAGTTGCGAAAAATGCCTCAAACTCTTCTGAAACGGCAAGCATGGCTAAAGATAAGGCTCAAGCAGGTTCAGAGATTGTGTCTGAAGTTCTGCGCAGCATGGAAGAGCTTCAGTCCGTCGCATTACAACTTAAAGACAATGTCACAGTACTTGGCTCAAATGCAGAAGGAATCGGGCAGGTGATGGATGTCATATCTGACATTGCTGACCAAACAAACCTTCTCGCACTGAATGCTGCTATTGAAGCAGCTAGAGCCGGTGAAGCCGGCAGAGGGTTTGCTGTTGTAGCTGACGAAGTACGAAAACTGGCTGAAAAAACCATGACTGCGACAATGGAAGTTGGAAAAGCTATCACTGACATTCAGCAAGGCACAAAGATAAATATTGAAAATGTCGACCGAGCCGTTGAAAAAATAAATGATACTACAAAACTCTCCGGAGAATCCGGTGCAGCCCTTGATTCAATAGTTAGTTTTGTCGATGAAACTTCAAATCAGGTTCAAAACATTGCAACTGCAGCAGAACAGCAATCTGCAGCAAGTGAAGAGATTAATCAGTCACTTACCAAAGTTTCAGAGATTTCGAATGAAACCGCCACAGCAATGGGTGAATCAGCCACAGCTATTGAAGAAGTTGCAAGACAAACACAGGTTCTACAGAAACTTATTAACCATATGAAAGCATAGTAATTTTATCATAAACCCAAAAGCAACCGCGGCAGACTGTTACCCAAATGACACCTGCCCGTAAAGAAAAGGCTGGAACGATGAGTAGTTAACCCTATGAACGTTTCAGCCTTTTTGCATGAGACAACGATCATGCCTGCAACGGACCCTACCGCGCAAATTTTAGTGAGTATTCGGGCTTCATATCTATAGTTTAAATCTATAACAAAGCCACCTTTATATTGATAAAGCCTATTTCTCCGCGCGTTATAATTGTGATAATTGTCGGTGCACTTTGTTTTGTTCTCTTAACAGGATGCACTTATGAACACCTCTTCTTTGTCTTCAGCATGTTCCTTCAGCGGAGTTGCTTTGGATAGCTGCGGCACACAGCACGCGCCACACTGCACAGCTCCTCCGGCGCAAAAAGCTGGATCTGCCCAACTCCCTTTTCACCCATGTTTTAATGAAAAAGCACATGGGCGGATCGCCCGCATCCATGTACCAATTGCTCCACGCTGTAACTTGGCCTGTGGATACTGCGAACGTGTAATTTCACCTTCTCCAGATCTGACCGGCCCGGGGTCTGCGTCTGAAGTGCTCTCCCCTGAACAAGGCATTGAAAGAACAATGAAGTTCCTCCAGCAATACGGAGACAAATCTATTGTCGGCATTGCAGGCCCGGGAGACCCGCTGGCGAATCCGGAAACAATGACATTTCTGGAACAAATGCAAGAAGAAGCTCCCCACATTGCAACCTGCCTGTGCACCAACGGGTTAGCACTGCCTCAATACGCAGAAAAACTTATCGAACTGAGAATCAACACGCTAACCGTCACTGTTAACGGCGTTACGCCTTCTGTTATTGCACAAATGCAGCCTCGTGTTCTTGAT
This sequence is a window from Halodesulfovibrio aestuarii DSM 17919 = ATCC 29578. Protein-coding genes within it:
- a CDS encoding radical SAM protein, whose translation is MNTSSLSSACSFSGVALDSCGTQHAPHCTAPPAQKAGSAQLPFHPCFNEKAHGRIARIHVPIAPRCNLACGYCERVISPSPDLTGPGSASEVLSPEQGIERTMKFLQQYGDKSIVGIAGPGDPLANPETMTFLEQMQEEAPHIATCLCTNGLALPQYAEKLIELRINTLTVTVNGVTPSVIAQMQPRVLDSGTWLTGEEAGHLLISRQMEGLRKVAGHMTLKINMVIAPEINMSEVEAVMQLAVDSKVQVFNPMPLIPRHALRFTRKPTHDEIKHIYSLCPPSLSLFTKCKQCRADAAGIHGKEHSKCPTIV
- a CDS encoding methyl-accepting chemotaxis protein; translation: MSFKSIKTKIVIMSACCIIVTAVALIFLQIREQNKTQHFVTDEVDKLIKDSTTQGLAGIAKAEAGIIRVELERNIDTARTIASAFKTIRSNNEYSATIREMFNGILLTVLKDNEDFLGAYSAWEPNAIDGNDDFYRNKTDQGYDASGRFVSYWNRDINGKIARQALVGYEDASLHPNGVRKGGWYLSPKETGRENILDPFPYIVQGKQEWLTTMSVPVKLQGQFLGVAGTDLRLKFVQKLSEKVSADIYDGKSTVKVISNLGIIVADSSNSNNVGKPLDRVSPKDSNKIKQNVKDGKPYINLGEQDGTVQVMAPITLAKTGTPWAVLIEVDRAIVFAKAIQLENVMAENSNTSSFVAMLTGAGVTVLACIILWLLISNIVAPIKKSVAYAECVADGDFDQDLDIDQVDEIGVLADALKKMVENLKKMIQEAEEKSQQAAEEAARANIAVEEANKAKEQASRAEREGKIQAAQELEDIVNIVTSASEELAAQIEQSRRGADDQSMQVTETATAMEEMNLTVLEVAKNASNSSETASMAKDKAQAGSEIVSEVLRSMEELQSVALQLKDNVTVLGSNAEGIGQVMDVISDIADQTNLLALNAAIEAARAGEAGRGFAVVADEVRKLAEKTMTATMEVGKAITDIQQGTKINIENVDRAVEKINDTTKLSGESGAALDSIVSFVDETSNQVQNIATAAEQQSAASEEINQSLTKVSEISNETATAMGESATAIEEVARQTQVLQKLINHMKA
- a CDS encoding DNA-3-methyladenine glycosylase I, yielding MNRCEWANIGSLDMKYHDEEWGVPVHDDRLLFEMLILEGAQAGLSWTTILKKREAYREAFDNFNAEKIVQYSDTKIEQLLTNSGIVRHKLKINATVVNAKCFLEIQKKYGSFDHYIWSFVGGKPIINKWETLSDIPASSPESDAMSKSLKKKGFKFVGPTICYAYMQAVGMVNDHVISCFRYSEVTGSQD